The Ahaetulla prasina isolate Xishuangbanna chromosome 4, ASM2864084v1, whole genome shotgun sequence genome has a window encoding:
- the LOC131198047 gene encoding ribonuclease-like: protein MLFKGFGLGLFIVLAAVLMLGTFAADYETFVKHHCDNPKSNVGDHYCNKMMQRCGMTSPKCKEVNIFIHAPKKKIIDVCGDGREAINNRLRRSKNRVTTCTMKGSSTKPPCDYRGNTSPRYIVIACENGLPVHYEEGQNLTVLEDNMN from the coding sequence ATGCTGTTCAAAGGATTTGGCCTTGGGCTCTTCATAGTCCTGGCTGCTGTCCTGATGCTGGGCACCTTCGCTGCTGACTATGAAACCTTCGTGAAGCACCACTGCGATAACCCGAAGAGCAATGTGGGGGATCATTACTGTAATAAAATGATGCAAAGATGTGGAATGACCAGCCCCAAATGTAAGGAGGTGAACATCTTCATTCATGccccaaagaaaaaaatcattgatGTCTGCGGGGATGGCAGAGAAGCCATTAACAACAGATTGCGGCGTAGCAAGAACCGGGTCACCACCTGCACGATGAAAGGCTCATCCACCAAACCTCCTTGTGATTACAGGGGAAACACTTCACCCAGATATATTGTCATTGCTTGTGAGAATGGATTGCCTGTGCACTACGAGGAAGGTCAGAATTTAACAGTACTTGAAGATAATATGAATTGA